A window of Synchiropus splendidus isolate RoL2022-P1 chromosome 9, RoL_Sspl_1.0, whole genome shotgun sequence contains these coding sequences:
- the nkx6.2 gene encoding homeobox protein Nkx-6.2 translates to MLAVGQMEANRQSAFVLGSTPLAALHNMTEMKTSLFPYALPQSPAGFKAPSLSSLNSQISGATPHGISDILGRPITTAGQLLSGFPRINGLAATTAAAAAAAAAGMYFSPAVSRYPKPLAELPGRAPIFWPGVMQGSPWRDPRVPCPSQANLMVDKDGKKKHSRPTFSGQQIFALEKTFEQTKYLAGPERARLAYSLGMTESQVKVWFQNRRTKWRKRHAAEMASAKKKHDSETEKMKESSDNEEDDEYNKPLDPNSDDEKITRLLKKHKSTSLALVSPCSNSSDTL, encoded by the exons ATGTTAGCGGTCGGGCAGATGGAGGCGAACCGGCAGAGCGCTTTCGTCCTGGGCAGCACGCCGCTGGCGGCGCTGCACAACATGACCGAGATGAAGACGTCGCTGTTCCCGTACGCGCTGCCGCAGAGCCCGGCTGGCTTCAAGGCTCCGTCGCTGTCCAGCCTCAACTCCCAGATCTCCGGCGCCACCCCGCACGGGATAAGCGACATCCTGGGCAGACCCATCACCACCGCGGGCCAGCTTCTCTCCGGCTTCCCCAGGATTAACGGGCTGGCCGCCACCACcgcggccgccgccgccgccgccgccgcggggATGTACTTCAGCCCGGCGGTGTCGCGGTACCCGAAGCCGCTGGCCGAGCTCCCCGGGAGGGCGCCGATCTTCTGGCCCGGGGTGATGCAAGGCTCCCCGTGGAGGGACCCGAGAGTACCGTGCCCCT CTCAAGCCAACCTCATGGTGGACAAGGACGGGAAGAAGAAACACTCCAGACCGACCTTCTCAGGGCAGCAGATCTTCGCCCTGGAGAAAACTTTCGAGCAGACCAAGTACCTGGCGGGACCAGAGAGAGCGCGGCTGGCCTACTCTCTCGGGATGACCGAGAGCCAAGTCAAG gtctggttccagaaccgccgGACCAAGTGGCGGAAGCGGCACGCGGCGGAAATGGCCTCCGCCAAGAAGAAGCACGACTCGGAGAcggagaagatgaaggagagcTCGGACAACGAGGAGGACGACGAGTACAACAAGCCCCTGGACCCGAACTCGGACGACGAGAAGATCACGAGACTGTTGAAGAAGCACAAGAGCACGAGCTTGGCGCTGGTCAGCCCCTGCAGCAACAGCTCGGACACCTTGTGA